In Miscanthus floridulus cultivar M001 chromosome 5, ASM1932011v1, whole genome shotgun sequence, one genomic interval encodes:
- the LOC136453474 gene encoding probable methyltransferase PMT23: MAISSFLSVRKRPIVVVVAVTLFIFLFSLFLFFSPGPSALPFFSSSSSHLSSQVSIPVSSNASSPETPTSVASNGGSSSTSADRVSADAFPPGTGTAIASDAVGNSTADPPRPDATAAAGAGDAEADVPQPDHGMPPAATEASGSAGNGETAAGVSSERDEEGQGGGGAVEEPVELPSWELCKVGKGVEAADYIPCLDNVEAIKALKSRRHMEHRERHCPTEPRPRCLVPLPERYRRPVPWPRSRDMIWYNNVPHPKLVEYKKDQNWVRKSGNYFVFPGGGTQFKNGVTAYIRFIEQILPNIQWGIHTRTVLDVGCGVASFGGYLLDRNVITMSFAPKDEHEAQIQFALERGIPAFLAVIGTQKLPFPDNSFDVIHCARCRVHWYADGGKPLLELNRVLRPGGYYIWSATPVYRKDPRDIDDWNAVVALTKSICWRTVVKSRDSNKIGVVIYQKPTSNSCYLERKNNEPPLCSESDRLRFPWYKPLDSCLFPAVPSSGGGNSWPISWPERLNMKHSTTSNNSSIQFAQEKIDSDTNYWKDLVSEVYLNEFAVNWSSVRNVMDMNAGFGGFAASIIDRPLWVMNVVPVDQPDTLHIIFNRGLIGVYHDWCESFNTYPRTYDLLHMSYLLGPLTKRCHIIEVAAEIDRILRPGRWFVLQDTIDVIRKMDPVLRSLHYKTTIVKHQFIVATKGFWRPGSTGSKS; the protein is encoded by the exons ATGGCcatctcctccttcctctccgttCGCAAGCGCccaatcgtcgtcgtcgtcgccgtcaccCTCTTCATTTTCCTAttctctctcttcctcttcttcagcCCCGGACCGTCGGCGCTCCCGTTtttctcctcctcatcctcccacCTCTCCTCTCAAGTCTCAATTCCCGTCTCCTCTAACGCATCTTCACCCGAAACCCCAACCTCTGTTGCCTCCAACGGGGGCAGCAGCAGCACTTCTGCTGATCGCGTCTCCGCTGACGCATTTCCGCCCGGAACCGGAACCGCCATCGCGTCTGATGCGGTCGGCAACAGCACCGCTGACCCGCCTCGGCCAGACGCCACCGCCGCAGCCGGTGCTGGTGACGCGGAGGCTGACGTGCCCCAACCAGATCACGGCATGCCCCCTGCTGCCACTGAAGCGAGTGGATCGGCAGGCAACGGTGAGACAGCCGCGGGAGTCTCGAGCGAGCGAGATGAGGAGGGGCAAGGCGGCGGCGGAGCCGTGGAGGAGCCGGTGGAACTGCCGTCGTGGGAGCTGTGCAAGGTGGGGAAGGGGGTGGAGGCCGCAGACTACATCCCCTGCCTCGACAACGTGGAGGCGATCAAGGCACTCAAGTCGCGGCGGCACATGGAGCATCGGGAGAGGCACTGCCCGACGGAGCCGAGACCGAGGTGTCTCGTGCCGCTGCCCGAGAGGTACCGGCGTCCGGTGCCGTGGCCGCGCAGCCGTGACATG ATTTGGTATAACAATGTTCCTCACCCAAAGTTAGTGGAATACAAGAAGGACCAGAACTGGGTCAGGAAGTCTGGTAACTATTTTGTTTTCCCTGGAGGTGGGACTCAATTCAAAAATGGCGTGACCGCATACATTCGATTCATTGAACAG ATTTTACCAAACATTCAATGGGGAATCCATACAAGAACTGTCCTGGATGTTGGATGTGGTGTTGCTAGCTTTGGTGGATACTTGCTTGACAGGAATGTTATTACCATGTCCTTTGCACCCAAAGATGAGCATGAAGCTCAGATTCAGTTTGCACTGGAGCGTGGGATTCCAGCGTTTTTGGCAGTGATTGGAACACAAAAGCTTCCTTTCCCTGATAATTCATTTGATGTCATCCACTGTGCAAGGTGTAGGGTCCACTGGTATGCTGATG GTGGAAAACCATTGTTGGAGCTCAATAGAGTACTCAGGCCTGGAGGATATTACATTTGGTCTGCAACACCTGTCTATCGCAAAGACCCAAGAGATATAGATGATTGGAATG CGGTGGTTGCTCTGACCAAATCGATCTGCTGGAGGACAGTGGTAAAGTCTCGAGATAGCAATAAGATCGGAGTTGTTATATACCAAAAGCCGACATCAAATTCATGCTACCTTGAGAGAAAAAATAATGAACCGCCTCTGTGCTCTGAGAGTGATCGATTACGTTTCCCTTG GTATAAACCTCTCGATAGTTGCCTCTTTCCCGCAGTTCCAAGTTCTGGTGGAGGAAATAGTTGGCCCATCTCGTGGCCTGAAAGACTTAATATGAAGCACTCAACTACATCTAACAATTCTTCCATTCAGTTTGCTCAAGAAAAAATTGATTCTGATACAAATTACTGGAAGGACCTTGTTTCAGAAGTATATCTCAATGAATTTGCAGTTAATTGGTCTAGTGTTCGCAATGTTATGGACATGAATGCGGGTTTTGGAGG ATTTGCAGCATCAATTATTGATCGACCGTTGTGGGTTATGAATGTTGTACCTGTTGATCAGCCAGATACATTGCACATCATTTTCAACAGAGGTCTGATTGGGGTATATCATGACTGGTGTGAATCTTTTAATACATACCCACGGACTTATGATCTTCTTCACATGAGTTATCTCTTAGGGCCCCTTACGAAAAG GTGCCACATCATTGAAGTTGCAGCTGAAATTGACAGAATACTTAGACCTGGTAGATGGTTTGTGCTGCAAGACACTATAGACGTGATAAGAAAGATGGACCCTGTTCTCAGGTCTTTGCATTACAAGACTACGATTGTCAAACATCAATTTATTGTTGCCACCAAGGGTTTCTGGCGTCCTGGCAGTACAGGTTCTAAGTCATGA